The Pangasianodon hypophthalmus isolate fPanHyp1 chromosome 20, fPanHyp1.pri, whole genome shotgun sequence genomic sequence cggCTCGTAAACCAGCCACTGAGAGCCACTGTGGTTCTGCCTCGGGTCTTGATCACCCAAACAGATCGGCGTCGACGTGTGCTGTGATGGGAGTAAACCTTCAGTGACGTTTTATTTAATACGTGTGCAGGGAAATGGTCTGATCAGTGATGTCTGTAAGCTGGCGTCTGAGTGTCATTACCTTTTTTAAGCGCTGTAGGCAGTCCTAACTGTCTGAGCTGAGGCTCCATGGAGTGCGAGAACTGTTCCAGCGGCCCCTCGTCGAGCGTCACCGCCATCTGCGCCACGTTCCCCGCCCGAGCGTAATCCATCTCTCTGAACCCGCTGAAATACCTGAAAGAAATACATGATGGGAAGAGTCTCAGCATTGAGGTGTGTGATGACGCTCAGAGGCGGCGCTGAAACGCGGCTCTCTCACCGAACTGCTCATTTAAACTCTGGGTTTTGGGTGAGAGAGACTGCCGAGTTGCCCACGTGTCAGTGCTCTGATCTACATCACTCACAGGCGACCGCGCCTTTTCTGAATAAGTGCACgagactgagactgagagcTGCGATTTCAGCAACTGAGACATTGGAATAAAAAAGCTCTTCATTCTCTGCAAATGAGCTACAACACTGTAAAGAAATGTACAAATCCAAACGACTGACTCGAATGAGTTCTCGGAATTATTCCACGGCGCGTGTGGttattctgatgtttcttcagttccacaACTTTAGTTTCTACCTACAATTAGTTcctgcaaaaataaagaaaaacttataactgtggtttcatcttctcTCGACATCAGAGGCAGCTAGTGGTTATTAAAATAGGGGAAGCACAACTTTTGattatgctctgtgtgtgtgtgtgtgtgtgtgtgtgtgtgtgtgtatttgttagATATGTAACATGAACAGCAGGTTTACGTTATCGCACCTTATCGCTCATTCACAGCAATTTggaatctaagactaataataaacacagataATCAGTGTTACTGTACCATGACAAGctaaaagaaacttttttttctccctgactTTTTAATTCAACTCTTGCcctttaattgtttaattttcagtctCTTCTCATAAGTACGAGCATCAACagacttttctaaaatcagCTCATCGTTAGGTTGGTGTCCTGTCGGCCATTTTGTCCCAAAAAAGCTGCTAAGCTCCTAGCTGAAGAAGGAAGTTTCAGTTGGCTAGAGGGATAAACGACATGTTTCAGAAATGAAGGTAAATAATCACGCAAAACAGAACTTTAGAATCAGAAAACAGAATCGTACAGCTTAGTCGCTCGTGTTCTTTCCCAATTTAATGATTGGCAGCTGGATTACGAGGTTCCGCCCCTTGAAGACTTCTACCAATCGTGATAACAAGCGAAGAGCGTACTGTCGATCAGAGCAAGTGTGTAGTCTCTTtctatgtaataataaaaataaaataatccccACTTCTTTACTTACTCCTGTACGTCCTCTTTCGTTTTGTTGGTGAACAGGACTCCCACTTCCCCTCGGAGGAACTTGCTCACCTACGACAGACGATGCAAAACATCCAAAATTCAAATTCCGCTGCAATCCTTTCTAATCTACTAAATTACCGAGATAATGATCAGGTACCTTGTGCAGATTGTCCTTGTATTCATCTGTGGGTCCTTTCCCGAGAGCAAGCATCATCACCTTGTTCTTTCCGAAAAAGAACCTGTGATGATCAGAGAACCGATCAGAACAAGCTGGTAGTAAGAACAGCgctgacagggttgccagattgatcgtgctctgtgtgtgtgtgtgtgtgtgtgtgtgtgtctctctctctctctcaccggCTGTGTTTCCACGCTGTTCTGACGTCTTTCAGTTTGCTGTTCCTCATGTTTTCCACTGAGAAGATGAACACGTACCTGTACGTGTCGACACATTTCCGCAGCTGAAGCAGGagaaccacaaacacagattaaaattcatttatattcaccACACTGCTGtgagttctgcattctgattggtcgtcaggtgttgattaattttctataacagcagctcggacagtagcgcaggtttatattcatgcgctcgttctaatactttatcgttgctatagtaacagctcgttcacagggacgtgtacagcgaactatactataataaacagattaaataatgcgtgtaatcgttgatacggtgacgttttctttaaggagatgtttatggaaggagtctccagtgtccgcgcttcgtaacagtcagaggtgaagctgtaactacgacatcttcaggacagaggagtttacgctttttgaCCTTTATTAATgtccacaaaaaaaattaatttaaaaataacgtttctgtttataaaaaatacatttaaataataaacagtgaaaATTTATGTACAAATTTTTAACATCAACATTCAACATCAGCTACTTCgtgtcagtttgtaattatttcaaaaataaaacaaaaataatagaaaGATATCTCGATATCTTGTAAAAGTGTATTAGGAGTGTAAACACTCAGCTCTCAGAAGATCACTGGGATTATTTTAGGATCTTGAGGAAAATAAGGGTTAATGAATACCTACTGCTTACTGAACTTTAATGTAAAGTGATTTTTGGGGAAAATAAGAAAGATACTGACCTCCTCAATCAGTTTCTGCTTCGCTTCTAATCCCTTCTTGACTGTTTTTGTCAGAGAGACTGTAggcagagacagaaagggatCAGACATGCATCAGGAACTGGCCCTGAGTTACATGATCATTCAGCTGTTTTTCATCTCATTCATTTCCATCAGCTCCACTTCATTCTCAGGACTGCTAATAACTGCTAATAACTGCTAATAACTGTACAGAGCTCATGCCTGAGTCCCAGCTGCATGTTTACTGGACAGAAAGTGCACTCAGAAGTCACCTCATCTACACCTCATGCATGTATTTGGGACTGAATTTTAGCTTTAGCTCGTTAGCTGATTAGTAAACTACATTCCTATTTTAATGCAGATATTTGGTTTGCTAAGTTAGTCAGCTGACATGCTAACTGATGTGACTCTACGCGACAAATCCACGTTATAAAACATGCACATGAATgtcttttgaatgtattttgtCTACCTTTCTTATCCCTCTTTGATTTCGGCATGGCTCTCACGttgctcttttcttcttctacGGTTGTTTAAGGCGGAGTTACGAACAGCACCGACGCCTCTGCTGCCCCCTGGCGCCCGCCTGctgtctgtgattttatttttctttctttctttctttctttctttatttatgaaaacatttacaaagaataTTTCTGTTAAGTACACAAAACATAAGATATCAAACCAGCACCAAGGCCTCTCAGATTTAcagtgcagtgcattatgggaacaCAGGCGAGCAAATGGACTgtgcatatctttttttttttaatggtacaTTTGAAAaagttttgtacattttcagAAAGGTGGTCTAACATTTGCAGCTTTTCCTTAAACTAGCATCTCAGTGTTTGGTGATAAATACCTTTTTAAAGAAGAATCACAAGTTCCAGcagttggggggaaaaaaacagaaagtaaattatgtttgtttgtttgtttgtttataatataACTGGGGAGGGTggggctaacacatgcttccacAGAGACACGCTTTTCTATCTGGtgctcatgcagcatcacagcgtaacacactcggaggagaGCGCTatctatctgccctcttctgcatacatgagcacTCAGACAcccccagacacacacacacacacacacacacacacacacacagtcctgagcaggctcctcttcctcctcagccGAGTCTTCATGAGGAAAGATTTCTTGATCCTCAGGAGGAGCCCTCCTGACCTTCTCGCTCCTGACCTTCTCGCTCCTGACCTTCTTGCTCCTGACCTCCTCAGGGGTCTGATCAGATCCTCGGTTTGCCTTTCCAGCCGTCTTCTTCCTCCCAACCAACCCGGTACTCCAAAGAAGACCAGGACagagcacagagacagagacagagagattttttttctttcttttctataaGTTCTATAAGTGTCATTACTAGTGTTTCTTTTTGACTGTATTGTTGAatgtatgtacatttgtttctatttatttatttctgtagttattttctaatttgttccCGAAGTCAGTATCCAAactttggcaatacaaatgttaatatttatcacaccaataaaacaatattttgactttttttgacagagagagagagagagagagagagagagagagagacgaacagagagagagagagacagagagagagagagacagagagagagagagagacagagacagagagagacagagagagagacagacagagagagagagacagagacagagagagagacagagagagagagagacagagacagagagagagagagagagagagagacagagacagagagagacagagagagagagagacagacagagagagagagacagagacagagagagagacagagagagagagagagacagagacagagagagagacagagagagagagacagagagagagacacagagagagagagagagagagagagagacagagacagagacagagagagagagagagagagacagagacagagagagagagagagagagagacagagacagagagagagagagagagagagacagacagagagagagagagacagagagagagagagagcgagaaagagagagagagagacatccaGTATTTATACCTTATCCTCGGCGTGACGCCGTCCCTCACTGTGATGGTGCAGCTTGTCTCAGGAGCTCAGACCTGCTTCAGTTtgagaaaagagcagaaagcTGGCGATTTTGACTtgaaattaatgtttaattccGGATTAATCTCATCTTCAGATCATCTCTAACCTCTTATGTACAGTGTAATACATGGAGCGGATGTTTATTTCAAACTGCACAACTCTCATAAATACCTGATTTACAGAAACACATCCTGATTCTTTACTTAAAACCAAACATCATATAAATATAGACTTTTTATAGACTAAATATTAAGAGTCCAGACTGTATGTATGGTGAGGGTTTTAGAGGGAATTTAAAGTCTGCTTCACTTCCATTCCCAACTCCACAAAAGCACCTGAAGTAAATATGGAAGTTAGTAAGTGGATTTGTGTTTCTCCTGCTGATGAAAACTGCTGAGAAtttgcaaatataataataaaaaagcactTTTATAAGATCTCATTAACCAGCTACAATCAGTTGGGtgatttcatgtgaaaaattatttcctcataaatgcaaaaacaatgGGATCTTTGTACACTGAAGACTATTAGCCCTGATCTATTGCACCTTAATTTGCCATCATTATCCTAAATTCCTGCAGCATGTCACTTATAGCTTATTGGCTATAaagcatttaaaagaaaatgagggaaattttattttagtttctgaTATGAACTTATTTATGGTGTTTTTTATTACACTTGTATTCACACAGAATGAATCTCCAGTCGTTACTCTCACACAGAGATCTTTATAGATTATAAAAACACCCTGAAAcatctcactcaccattttccagcagtGTGTAGACTAAAAcgctaaagcgccgctgcatcgctctctttaggtagagatgaagtgagggctaaatcccactgctcCACTATCAGCAGCTAGtagaatggcattgtgggtaatgaaataatgaaaatagacctaaaaatgttaatgaaagaagtttaaactaaaaaaacgACTCAGAAGTTTCTTTTCATAAATCTTAACCGTGTGAATTTACAGCTCTTTCAGGGTTGATTTCTCCTGTAAGTGTCAGTTACACCTCAGTTTTCACATCGTACAGCAAAACCACCGCTGTAGCTGATACGCTGTTAcgattaaactgaaaaaaagaagaaaaaattaagGACAAGAGACTTTGAAGTTACAGAAATCAACTTTAATatgaaacaatgaaaagaaGCAGCAAT encodes the following:
- the mrto4 gene encoding mRNA turnover protein 4 homolog, which encodes MPKSKRDKKVSLTKTVKKGLEAKQKLIEELRKCVDTYRYVFIFSVENMRNSKLKDVRTAWKHSRFFFGKNKVMMLALGKGPTDEYKDNLHKVSKFLRGEVGVLFTNKTKEDVQEYFSGFREMDYARAGNVAQMAVTLDEGPLEQFSHSMEPQLRQLGLPTALKKGIVTLLKDYEVCKEGDTLTPEQARILKLFGIEMAEFKVSVKCMWNSETGDFELLEEGAEEAMQAKDDDDDDDDDEDES